A single window of Lytechinus variegatus isolate NC3 chromosome 8, Lvar_3.0, whole genome shotgun sequence DNA harbors:
- the LOC121419939 gene encoding zinc finger protein OZF-like — protein MFVSGKMDPSLSKNTMMKEEQKASLKTERQPQDGAIKSKPLKSKCTEKMEENSVSKSSKYLPSFNYLIKNSGQYFTSRRVVIVPFVCEECGDAFESISDLVHHFRSHFNGSLYECSVCLTPFSSKHSLKKHMMAHSTGETKGGRLCESKGSTLGSIRTDEDDGDAALFRCLHCRKAFDSLSDLEDHAVEHQIQELHTCPECGRCYQQKHLLDNHIQMHHVELWTCEECGKNFENKKRLMVHYEVHNGIQAEKRHKCEECGKAFVAKSKLLRHMRVHTGERPFRCDICGRGFNDRSNLFIHARVHTGEKPYSCTQCGKSFTGKNDLNRHEMIHTGTKPHSCKQCGKGFREKSKLKRHIKTHLIPNAMLKPHKCATCGKGFREKSKLKRHSKIHERDTKS, from the exons ATGTTTGTTTCTGGCAAGATGGATCCTAGTCTGTCTAAGAATACAATGATGAAAGAGGAACAGAAGGCTAGCCTGAAAACGGAGAGGCAACCGCAGGATGGTGCCATCAAGTCGAAGCCATTGAAATCTAAATGTACAGAAAAG ATGGAGGAAAACTCGGTTTCTAAGAGCAGCAAATATCTCCCCTCATTCAACTACCTCATTAAGAACTCTGGTCAGTACTTCACATCGAGGCGAGTCGTCATCGTGCCCTTCGTCTGCGAAGAATGTGGTGATGCCTTTGAGAGCATCTCGGACCTTGTGCATCACTTCCGGAGCCACTTCAACGGAAGTCTCTACGAGTGCTCGGTGTGCCTGACTCCCTTCAGCAGTAAACATTCCTTGAAGAAGCATATGATGGCACACTCTACAGGAGAGACCAAAGGGGGAAGACTCTGTGAAAGTAAGGGAAGTACTTTGGGGTCGATTAGGACGGATGAAGATGATGGGGATGCCGCTTTGTTCAGATGTCTTCACTGCAGGAAGGCCTTTGACAGCTTGTCCGACCTTGAAGATCATGCCGTAGAGCATCAGATCCAGGAGCTACACACGTGCCCAGAGTGTGGCAGGTGCTACCAGCAGAAACACCTCCTGGACAACCACATCCAGATGCACCACGTGGAGCTATGGACCTGCGAGGAGTGCGGAAAGAACTTTGAGAACAAGAAGCGGTTGATGGTCCATTACGAGGTACATAATGGCATCCAGGCGGAGAAGCGGCACAAGTGCGAGGAGTGTGGGAAGGCTTTCGTGGCAAAGTCGAAGCTTCTACGGCACATGCGTGTTCACACGGGTGAGCGGCCGTTCCGCTGCGACATCTGTGGCCGCGGATTCAACGACAGATCCAATCTGTTCATTCACGCTCGTGTCCACACCGGTGAGAAACCTTACTCTTGCACACAGTGTGGGAAGTCTTTCACGGGAAAGAACGACTTGAATAGGCACGAAATGATACACACTGGAACCAAGCCGCACTCATGCAAGCAGTGCGGGAAGGGTTTCCGTGAAAAGTCCAAGTTGAAACGCCACATCAAGACACACCTTATACCCAACGCCATGCTCAAACCTCACAAGTGTGCTACATGCGGAAAAGGTTTCCGTGAAAAGTCAAAATTGAAGAGGCACAGTAAGATACATGAAAGGGATACAAAAAGTTGA